The following DNA comes from Spirochaetales bacterium.
TTCGCTTTTCCATGCCTTTGAGGACATCGAACACGGAAGAATGGAGATCGATATCAAAACGGTCGACGATGAAATGATTTTCACCTATTCGGATAACGGCAAAGGGATAGAGGAGAAAAACATGCAGAAAATTTTCGATCCCTTTTTTACCACAAAACGGGCCCAGGGCGGTACCGGCCTTGGCCTGCACCTCATTTACAATATCATCACCCAAACCCTCGGCGGCACGATAAAGTGCAAAAGCAAACAGGGAAAGGGAACCAGGTTTATCATGAGGCTTCCGCTGGACAACAAAAAAAAATCGGCGGCCCAAACGGCGATGTAATTATAAAAAACGTCGGCGGCCTTGTCGCGCGGTTTTTGGACGGGAATGTTTCCGTGGAATATCAGGTGCGGCGCAGGTAGAATTAAAAACCGTCGATCAGTCCCACGTAGTATTGGGCGATACGCAGCGCGTCGACAATGTTGATCGTTCCGTCGCCGTTGACATCGGCTGCGCCCGGAATGAACCCGTCCGGATCGAGACCGACGTAATACTGGGCGGTAATAAGCGCATCGACGATGTCGACCGTGCCGTTCCCGTTCGCGTCGCCCGGCAGTGACGGGGGGGCGGTGGATGAGGGTGGCTGCGTCGGTGCCGCGGTCGCGACGCTGCCTGAGGGTTCGATGCCGAAGATCAACGCCCCTTCATGATAGGCGGTTATTTTCGTGTTAACGGTGAAATCGTTCGGCGAACTTGAATTAAAGGAATAATCGTTGCTCTGATCGTATTCGGCCCAATCCGGTTTCGTGATTCTGATCTGCATTTCTCCCGTATCCGTCCCGATCTTGAGAACGGGCGCCGAATCGAGGAATCCGATTTCGAGGAACCCGTCGTAGACGTTTCCCGTAATATGTTCCCGGCCCATCGAAGCCCAATCCACGAAAAACTCGTCCGGTCCGTTTCCTTCCGTGGTGAACCAGTAACGGATCGTAATCCCGCTCAGGGTAATGGGGACCGGTCCCGGGTTTTTCACCTTCATAAAAGGCTTGATCTGGTTCGATGCGGAGTTGGCCTCGGCCGGGCGGTAGAGAATTTCGAGCGTCGGGTGTTCCGGAGGGACGGGAGAAGGTGCGGGTTCACCGCCCGATTCGAAATATATCATCCCGGCCATGCCCAAAAGGTACGAGGCATTGTAGTCGATCGCGACTTCGTTCATCGTATAGTCGTTCACGTCGTCGGTATACCCGTCGCTTTCGTTCGGTCCGCCGACAAGGGCGCCGACCATACCGTTCGTCGACGATGAGTTTTTGTCCGGCTGGTTCGCCCTGTGGTGCGGGTGGCGCGGAGGATTGTTGAGGTAGTTGGTGATGTAGGAGCCGTTTCTCGGGTTGCTTCCGAGAATGTAGTCCATTGTTTTTTCCCCTGTTTCGTTATACAGGTTGATACCGACGAGTTTGCTTGCGAGAAAACCCAATCCGGCTTCGGCGGACGCGTACCGGAGAACGCCCCATGAATCGAGCCATGGGAGTCCGCCCGGTGTTTTATTGAGATCGCGGCTGTACCATGTAAGGTTATTCTCGACACCGATCATATATTTGAAGTTTTCAGTCAGTTGGGCCATTTTCAGCATGGCAAAGAGGGCAACATCGTCCCATGCGGGGGCCCATTCCTTCGCGTAATTGTCGTCCCCGTAATTGTTTCGTTCGTCCAGGTAGCCGTCGACCGGTTCGAGGTAACTCTCGTCCCCGGTCGCGACGGCGAGCCAGACCGCGGCCCAGGCAAGGTCGTCATAGTGGGACGACGATTTGTAAAAGTCGCAGGTGGTCTGCCCGAGATAATTCCTTCCGAGATCGTAGAGTTCCTTCGCCCCCTGAAGGCACATGGCCGCGTACGACGAATCGGTGTTGCGATAATTGAGGTACATCAGGGAGAGGGCAGCCGACGCTTCGCCGCAGACATCCGTGCCGGGATTGGACGCATTGATTATTTTAACCGGGCGGTCGTCCGTCTGTGTTTCCGGGGGGCCCCAGTAAGCGTGATCGGAATGACCGTCACCGACTTCCCAGTAAAGGACATGAGCCGAGGGATGGCTTTTCAAAATGAAATCGGTAAATCGCTTGATCACCGACATGAGCTTCGGGGTAAATCCGTTTCTGTCAAGGGTCGATTTGTATTCATAGAGGATCCACCCCAACACACCGGCCGTCCAGAATTGCGGAAGCCCGAATTTGACATGGTCGCCGGCGTCGTGATATCCGCCGGTCAGGTCGATCGAACCGTCGCCGTCTCCGGTATGACAGTTTCCCCGCCATGAAAAAACATTGTCCTGCCTCACATCGGTGCCGCATTTATTGGCGTCGAAAAACCGGACCCCCTTTTCAAAGGCATCGGCATAATCGTACGCCCACGCGAGAGAACCGATAAAAAGAAAAAGGAAAGTCAATAGAAAAAAATATTTTTTCATTTCACACCCCCCTGCATAAATTTGTTTTCATTGTTCGCTGTGAATCATGCGGACGTCTTTTTGTGTTCATTTTCTGTATTCGAAAAAATGATGAGACCTTTTCATCTATTAAAATTCCTTATTGGCCTCTTTTACTGAAAATCATTATACCATTTGTCCGGCCCCATGTCAAATGACTTCGATTATTCGAAGAAGACAGAGGGTCCAGTCATACCCGGCAGGTCGGCGGATTGTTAAAAAAAAGGAGATAATCGTGCAAAATAGTTATACATAGAGGAGTCCTTCATATGGAAAACAAAGCTTT
Coding sequences within:
- a CDS encoding glycoside hydrolase family 9 protein encodes the protein MKKYFFLLTFLFLFIGSLAWAYDYADAFEKGVRFFDANKCGTDVRQDNVFSWRGNCHTGDGDGSIDLTGGYHDAGDHVKFGLPQFWTAGVLGWILYEYKSTLDRNGFTPKLMSVIKRFTDFILKSHPSAHVLYWEVGDGHSDHAYWGPPETQTDDRPVKIINASNPGTDVCGEASAALSLMYLNYRNTDSSYAAMCLQGAKELYDLGRNYLGQTTCDFYKSSSHYDDLAWAAVWLAVATGDESYLEPVDGYLDERNNYGDDNYAKEWAPAWDDVALFAMLKMAQLTENFKYMIGVENNLTWYSRDLNKTPGGLPWLDSWGVLRYASAEAGLGFLASKLVGINLYNETGEKTMDYILGSNPRNGSYITNYLNNPPRHPHHRANQPDKNSSSTNGMVGALVGGPNESDGYTDDVNDYTMNEVAIDYNASYLLGMAGMIYFESGGEPAPSPVPPEHPTLEILYRPAEANSASNQIKPFMKVKNPGPVPITLSGITIRYWFTTEGNGPDEFFVDWASMGREHITGNVYDGFLEIGFLDSAPVLKIGTDTGEMQIRITKPDWAEYDQSNDYSFNSSSPNDFTVNTKITAYHEGALIFGIEPSGSVATAAPTQPPSSTAPPSLPGDANGNGTVDIVDALITAQYYVGLDPDGFIPGAADVNGDGTINIVDALRIAQYYVGLIDGF